A single window of Zea mays cultivar B73 chromosome 10, Zm-B73-REFERENCE-NAM-5.0, whole genome shotgun sequence DNA harbors:
- the LOC118473592 gene encoding uncharacterized protein, protein MATRILSLTSSSSGCERNWSGFEGIHTKKRNRLTTTRLNKLVYIQFNNRLMNKREKIKSKKITNVLLSSDTTEAQGFLQEGGDDCAQVVFRDGEEDEMEGTGIPWSVIGEAVGAEEQLEPHRSARVRELYEGEEFESEEEEEYEDEDLCYSEDEI, encoded by the exons ATGGCTACAAGGATATTATCTTTGACATCAAGCTCTTCTGGTTGTGAAAGaaattggagtgggtttgaaggg ATACACACTAAGAAGAGAAATAGGCTGACTACAACCCGCCTCAACAAGTTGGTCTATATTCAGTTCAATAATAGGCTGATGAATAAGAGAGAAAAGATTAAGTCAAAGAAAATCACTAATGTTCTCTTGTCTAGTGATACAACTGAAGCTCAAGGTTTTCTCCAAGAGGGTGGAGATGATTGTGCACAAGTTGTCTTTAGAGATGGGGAGGAAGATGAGATGGAAGGTACAGGGATACCTTGGTCTGTTATTGGAGAGGCAGTGGGAGCAGAAGAACAGCTTGAGCCTCATAGAAGTGCAAGAGTGAGAGAGCTCTATGAAggagaagagtttgagtctgaagaagaagaagagtatGAAGATGAAGATTTGTGCTACAGTGAAGATGAAATATGA